One window of Dyadobacter sandarakinus genomic DNA carries:
- a CDS encoding VCBS repeat-containing protein yields MVRLYTLLLLLLVCIPGVSQTTFVLLPARDTKVDFVNKIQENDSLHIFRYEYLYNGNGTGIGDFDNNGTPDIFISGNTVANKLYLNRSANGKITFEDVSKKSRTEGNGTWATGVTIADVNGDGLDDIYVCHSGFYRKLSDKNNELFINQGVKNGVPVFKEMAVEAGLNAIGSQSTQAAFFDYDKDGDLDMFLLNHSNHTVNPFLNTREIRATPNPYFGNRLFENISEKGKLKFVDVTRKAGIINNALNFGLSVVVSDINQDGWPDLYTTSDYTEVDCYYVNNRDGTFTESLKKSFTHVSKFSMGADVGDFNNDGKPDVLTLDMLPEDNHRQKLLKGPDVYDQYHLLLDSGYYHQNMRNMLHLNRGLDDQGNARFSEIGQLAGISNTDWSWAGLLADLDNDGWKDMLITNGYLRDFTNMDFLKYTVADEQMKEVAKGNLDFKTYGLVQKMPSNKLRNYLFRNTSGAGTYAFEDVSKSWGFTQENVSNAAAYADFDGDGDLDLIISNINEPVSVYQNNTTQKGLTIKLAGSGTNTRALGSKVWVYANGTTQFAEAYPVRGYQSTVTSDLHFGLGKMTQADSVKVQWPSGKVSFLSKTDGQLVILKEAEAGTEQISAEKPASKTLLQKTSAAQAGIDFVHHENDFVDFKVEVLLPYQLSRMGPALAAADVDGDGLEDVFMGGASNQFGVLYLQKSDGTFGGAPVQPWRQNAACEEVSALFFDADKDGDQDLYVVTGGNEFEENAPEYRDHLYINDGKGTFHEEVLALPSMRNPKQCIAAGDIDGDGDMDLFIGGRAVPGAFPVPARSYILKNDTQGTNVRFTDVTAAWNAELLSPGMVTAAVFADFDKDQKPDLLLAGDWMPVRAFRNNGNIFQAMEVPELKNSDGMWAAIYPIDLDRDGDMDFVLGNGGLNNQYKASADQPVMICYDDFDKNGTIDPVCTYFIGDKSYPMFSRDEMLDQMAALKRKYTSYALYADAAIEDVFGREAVEKAKKVYCKELSSIVLENKGNFRFEKHSLPAEVQMSRVSGIVAADTDGDSRPELLLSGNFLPYRVQLGPCDASVGTVLRQVKPFEFEPVAPGVSGFWAAGDVRSSILLNGLRILVGVNDGEPLIFDLKK; encoded by the coding sequence ATGGTAAGACTTTACACGCTGCTTTTGTTGCTGCTGGTTTGTATCCCGGGAGTTTCTCAAACCACCTTCGTGCTGCTTCCTGCCAGGGATACAAAGGTTGATTTCGTCAATAAAATCCAGGAAAATGACTCCCTGCACATTTTCCGCTATGAGTACCTGTACAATGGAAATGGTACAGGCATAGGCGATTTTGATAACAATGGCACGCCCGACATCTTCATCTCCGGAAATACCGTAGCCAATAAGCTGTATCTCAACCGGTCAGCCAATGGGAAAATTACCTTTGAAGATGTAAGCAAAAAGTCGAGGACGGAAGGAAATGGTACCTGGGCCACGGGCGTGACCATTGCCGATGTGAACGGTGACGGACTGGACGACATCTACGTTTGCCACTCGGGATTTTACCGGAAGCTTTCGGACAAAAACAATGAGCTTTTTATCAATCAGGGTGTAAAAAACGGTGTTCCGGTTTTTAAAGAAATGGCGGTGGAAGCTGGCCTGAATGCGATCGGATCACAATCCACGCAGGCTGCTTTTTTTGATTATGACAAAGACGGTGACCTGGATATGTTCCTGCTCAACCATTCCAACCATACCGTCAATCCTTTCCTGAATACCCGCGAGATCCGCGCGACGCCCAACCCATACTTTGGTAACAGACTGTTTGAAAATATTTCGGAAAAAGGAAAGCTGAAATTTGTGGATGTGACCCGGAAAGCGGGTATTATCAACAATGCACTGAACTTTGGTCTGAGTGTGGTGGTGTCCGATATTAACCAGGATGGCTGGCCCGACCTTTACACGACCAGCGACTATACGGAGGTGGATTGCTACTATGTCAACAACCGGGACGGGACTTTCACCGAGTCATTGAAAAAATCATTTACCCACGTTTCCAAGTTTTCCATGGGTGCCGACGTGGGCGATTTCAACAATGACGGAAAGCCGGATGTACTCACGCTCGACATGCTGCCCGAGGACAACCATCGCCAGAAGCTGCTGAAAGGTCCGGATGTGTACGACCAGTACCATCTGCTGCTCGACAGCGGCTATTACCACCAGAACATGCGTAATATGCTGCACCTGAACCGGGGCCTGGACGATCAAGGCAATGCAAGGTTCAGTGAAATAGGGCAGCTGGCAGGTATTTCGAATACGGACTGGAGCTGGGCCGGGCTGCTGGCCGACCTCGACAACGATGGCTGGAAGGATATGCTTATTACAAATGGTTACCTGCGGGATTTTACCAATATGGATTTCCTTAAATATACCGTTGCCGATGAGCAGATGAAGGAAGTTGCAAAAGGAAACCTGGATTTCAAGACGTATGGGCTGGTGCAGAAAATGCCCTCGAACAAGCTCAGAAACTATCTTTTCCGAAATACTTCCGGGGCGGGTACCTATGCATTCGAAGATGTTTCAAAATCCTGGGGCTTTACGCAGGAAAATGTTTCCAATGCAGCTGCCTATGCCGATTTCGACGGGGACGGCGACCTGGATCTGATTATTTCCAATATCAATGAGCCTGTTTCTGTTTATCAGAACAATACGACGCAGAAAGGACTGACGATCAAACTAGCCGGCTCGGGCACTAATACCCGTGCATTGGGCAGCAAGGTTTGGGTGTATGCCAATGGTACCACCCAATTTGCGGAAGCTTATCCGGTGCGGGGCTATCAGTCTACCGTGACCTCAGACCTGCATTTCGGTCTGGGAAAAATGACGCAGGCCGACTCGGTTAAAGTTCAGTGGCCGTCGGGAAAGGTTAGCTTTCTGTCCAAAACGGACGGGCAGCTGGTAATCCTGAAAGAGGCGGAGGCTGGTACGGAGCAAATCAGTGCTGAAAAACCAGCCTCAAAAACGCTGCTGCAGAAAACGTCCGCCGCACAGGCCGGGATTGATTTTGTACACCATGAAAACGACTTTGTGGATTTTAAAGTGGAAGTACTGCTGCCTTACCAGCTTTCCAGGATGGGCCCGGCGCTGGCTGCCGCAGATGTTGACGGGGACGGACTTGAGGATGTTTTTATGGGCGGCGCTTCCAATCAGTTTGGTGTGCTGTACCTGCAAAAAAGCGATGGTACTTTCGGGGGTGCACCCGTGCAGCCATGGCGCCAGAATGCAGCTTGTGAGGAGGTAAGTGCATTATTTTTTGATGCGGACAAAGACGGCGACCAGGACCTGTACGTAGTGACGGGCGGGAATGAATTTGAGGAAAATGCACCGGAGTACCGCGATCACCTGTACATCAACGACGGTAAAGGTACTTTTCACGAAGAGGTACTGGCGCTGCCATCCATGCGTAATCCCAAACAATGCATTGCAGCTGGCGATATCGACGGTGATGGCGATATGGACCTTTTCATTGGTGGCCGTGCCGTACCCGGCGCGTTTCCGGTACCTGCGAGGAGCTACATCCTGAAAAATGACACCCAGGGTACAAATGTCAGGTTTACAGATGTTACCGCTGCATGGAATGCTGAGCTGCTAAGTCCGGGAATGGTTACTGCGGCGGTTTTCGCCGATTTTGACAAAGACCAGAAACCCGACCTCCTGCTGGCCGGAGACTGGATGCCTGTGCGTGCTTTTAGAAATAATGGAAACATATTCCAGGCCATGGAAGTACCTGAGCTGAAAAACTCCGACGGCATGTGGGCAGCGATATATCCCATTGATCTTGATCGTGACGGGGATATGGACTTTGTGCTGGGAAATGGCGGTTTGAACAATCAGTATAAAGCCAGTGCTGATCAGCCTGTGATGATCTGCTATGATGATTTTGATAAAAACGGTACGATAGACCCGGTATGCACTTACTTCATCGGTGACAAAAGTTATCCTATGTTTTCCCGGGATGAAATGCTTGACCAGATGGCGGCTTTAAAGCGTAAGTACACCAGCTATGCATTGTATGCCGATGCTGCCATTGAGGATGTATTCGGCAGGGAAGCTGTGGAAAAAGCCAAAAAGGTGTACTGCAAAGAACTGAGCAGTATCGTACTGGAAAATAAGGGCAATTTCCGTTTTGAAAAACATTCCTTGCCCGCAGAGGTGCAGATGTCGAGAGTAAGCGGCATTGTGGCAGCTGATACAGATGGCGACAGCCGGCCTGAGTTGCTGCTTTCCGGTAACTTTTTGCCTTATCGCGTGCAGCTTGGACCCTGTGACGCATCGGTAGGTACCGTATTGCGGCAGGTAAAGCCATTTGAGTTTGAGCCCGTGGCACCCGGTGTATCGGGTTTTTGGGCGGCGGGTGATGTGAGAAGCAGCATTCTGCTAAATGGGTTACGTATATTGGTTGGCGTTAATGATGGGGAGCCTTTGATTTTTGATCTGAAAAAATGA
- a CDS encoding c-type cytochrome — MLLIWCDVCLGQVPEFYKDVQPIIHTNCVPCHRTGEAAPFPLITFDDVTKRSKFIRQVVSSRYMPPWKADNHFNSFANDRSLSDKDIKTIVSWIDGGAPKGKPNLKAEQDLQARVSAGTAYKRKPDLTLKVKSGFQVKGDAQERFVMFKIPFEMAADANVEAVEFTSNNKKLIHHANFAIHPVADPAIDLHNSVDVVDLSGPDADKYYEWVKYKKEMTYYGGWIPGTTVETYPENMGWIMPKRGVVLVTVHFGPSSVDAESIDGINLFFKTTPIKRKVKVISLGSGGIGEKDITPPMMIFADEISKFRLRIANNQPDISLLYAWPHMHYLGKEFKAYATTAAGDTIRLVHVPAWDFRWQEIYKYKQPLLLPKGAVVHVEGTYDNTKDNPANPHNPPQLVMSTGNMRSDQEMMTLILMYVEHEAGDENLFFKWN; from the coding sequence GTGCTTTTGATTTGGTGTGATGTATGCCTTGGTCAGGTTCCGGAATTTTATAAGGACGTTCAGCCGATTATCCATACCAACTGCGTACCCTGCCACCGTACCGGCGAAGCAGCTCCTTTCCCGCTGATTACCTTTGACGATGTCACCAAACGTTCCAAGTTTATCAGGCAGGTAGTAAGCTCGCGCTACATGCCTCCCTGGAAAGCCGACAATCATTTTAATTCTTTTGCAAATGACCGCTCCCTGAGCGATAAGGATATCAAGACCATTGTTTCGTGGATTGACGGCGGGGCACCCAAAGGTAAACCAAACCTGAAAGCTGAACAGGATCTGCAGGCACGTGTCAGCGCGGGTACTGCCTACAAACGGAAGCCCGACCTGACGCTGAAAGTCAAAAGCGGCTTTCAGGTAAAGGGAGATGCCCAGGAACGTTTCGTGATGTTCAAAATTCCTTTTGAGATGGCGGCCGACGCCAACGTGGAGGCTGTCGAGTTTACCTCCAACAACAAGAAACTGATTCACCACGCCAACTTTGCTATTCATCCTGTTGCCGATCCGGCTATCGACCTGCATAATTCCGTGGATGTGGTCGACCTGAGCGGTCCGGATGCTGATAAGTACTACGAGTGGGTGAAGTACAAGAAAGAAATGACCTACTACGGCGGCTGGATCCCGGGTACTACCGTGGAAACCTATCCCGAAAATATGGGCTGGATCATGCCTAAAAGGGGAGTAGTACTGGTAACTGTCCACTTCGGACCGTCGTCCGTGGATGCAGAAAGTATTGACGGGATTAATCTGTTTTTCAAAACGACCCCGATCAAGCGGAAAGTAAAGGTGATCAGTCTGGGATCGGGCGGGATAGGTGAAAAAGACATTACGCCTCCCATGATGATTTTTGCAGATGAGATCTCAAAGTTCCGGCTGCGCATCGCCAACAACCAGCCCGACATCTCGCTGCTGTACGCCTGGCCGCATATGCATTACCTGGGTAAAGAGTTCAAGGCCTATGCCACCACTGCGGCAGGCGACACGATCAGGCTTGTGCATGTACCTGCCTGGGATTTCCGCTGGCAGGAAATTTACAAATACAAACAACCGCTGCTGCTGCCCAAGGGGGCGGTAGTGCATGTGGAGGGTACCTACGACAATACCAAAGACAATCCGGCCAATCCGCACAACCCGCCACAACTCGTCATGTCTACCGGGAACATGCGCAGCGACCAGGAAATGATGACGCTGATCCTGATGTATGTGGAGCATGAGGCAGGGGACGAAAACCTGTTTTTCAAGTGGAACTGA
- a CDS encoding vanadium-dependent haloperoxidase, producing MRLRKVLLQCFAGVCIGISALISPAYSQQVPTALLHRAEKNLTRTIVHDIFSPPVASRIYLYANTAAYEALIHGDRAYNSVYGQVKGFPNIPAIPAEGKVNHELAATYAFFQTGSRLVFSEHLLLDSVRVILAAFGEKDSTVYKNSLKFGQAVSDSIMVWSATDNYAATRRKRRYTYSREKGKWTPTPPGYIDAVEPYWSQIRPCALDSAAQFKPVTPPAFSTDTSSAFMKDVREVYTKTQKLSQEEVLIASFWDCNPFYLNTQGHLNFATKKLSPGGHWISIAGQATESARKSWKETAVAYLCTSIALFDGFISCWDEKYRSQMIRPETVINAYMDEKWRPMLQTPPFPEYTSGHSVISAAAATVLTACLGDAFALNDDTETPYGLPVRHFRSFRHASDEAAISRLYGGIHYRSAIVNGQRQGELIGQHVLQKILLKR from the coding sequence ATGAGATTAAGAAAAGTACTCTTACAGTGCTTTGCGGGTGTGTGCATCGGAATTTCAGCATTGATCAGCCCTGCTTATTCCCAGCAGGTACCTACCGCACTGCTGCACCGTGCCGAGAAAAACCTGACCCGGACCATTGTTCATGATATTTTTTCACCACCCGTGGCAAGCCGCATTTACCTGTACGCCAATACTGCCGCCTACGAGGCGCTCATTCATGGAGACAGGGCCTATAACAGCGTATACGGTCAGGTCAAAGGCTTTCCCAATATTCCGGCAATTCCGGCAGAAGGGAAGGTAAATCACGAGCTGGCAGCAACTTATGCTTTTTTCCAAACAGGCAGCCGGCTGGTTTTTTCGGAACATTTACTCCTGGACAGTGTGCGGGTTATTCTGGCTGCATTTGGTGAAAAAGATTCTACCGTTTATAAAAACTCCCTGAAATTTGGTCAGGCAGTCAGCGACAGTATCATGGTATGGTCTGCCACCGATAATTACGCTGCCACCCGCCGCAAGCGCCGCTACACGTACAGCAGGGAAAAGGGAAAGTGGACACCCACACCGCCGGGTTACATTGACGCTGTAGAGCCTTATTGGAGTCAGATCCGCCCCTGTGCGCTGGATTCGGCCGCACAGTTTAAGCCAGTGACACCTCCTGCATTCAGTACCGACACAAGCAGTGCATTCATGAAAGATGTGCGCGAAGTATATACCAAAACACAGAAACTCTCACAGGAAGAAGTACTTATCGCTAGTTTCTGGGATTGTAATCCTTTTTACCTCAACACCCAGGGACACCTGAACTTCGCAACCAAAAAGCTTTCTCCGGGCGGGCACTGGATTTCCATTGCGGGGCAGGCTACGGAAAGTGCCCGGAAGAGCTGGAAGGAAACCGCTGTGGCGTACCTGTGTACATCCATTGCGCTGTTCGACGGCTTTATTAGTTGCTGGGACGAGAAGTACCGCAGCCAGATGATCCGCCCCGAGACGGTAATCAATGCATACATGGATGAAAAATGGCGCCCAATGCTGCAAACACCGCCTTTTCCCGAATATACGAGTGGTCACAGCGTGATTTCTGCTGCCGCTGCAACGGTACTTACTGCCTGTCTGGGGGATGCATTTGCATTAAATGACGATACAGAAACTCCCTATGGTTTGCCGGTGCGGCATTTCAGATCATTCAGGCATGCCAGCGACGAGGCAGCCATCAGCCGGCTCTATGGCGGCATTCATTATCGGTCGGCAATCGTCAACGGACAGCGTCAGGGAGAACTAATCGGACAGCATGTCCTCCAAAAAATTCTGTTAAAACGGTAA
- the argB gene encoding acetylglutamate kinase: MSQPLYVIKIGGNVIDNPEACSRFLRSFAHIKGPKILVHGGGKIATQIAARLQIETRMVEGRRITDKPMLDVVTMVYGGLVNKNLVAQLQALGCNAIGLTGADGGIIRSVRRPVKTIDYGFVGDIEAVNGEQIHAILGSSLIPVIAPLTYSTSGDLLNTNADTMASVTGVAMSEFYEVNLIYCFEKKGVLSDPDDDTAVIAALNLDSYHFYKSTGVINKGMIPKLDNAFDALQAGISKVMICHADDLIEAIDSEAGTAITL, translated from the coding sequence ATGTCACAACCCTTATATGTAATCAAGATCGGCGGCAACGTGATCGATAATCCGGAAGCCTGTTCCCGTTTTCTGCGGAGCTTTGCACACATAAAAGGCCCTAAAATCCTGGTGCACGGCGGAGGAAAGATCGCCACACAGATCGCCGCCCGGTTGCAGATCGAGACCCGGATGGTAGAGGGCAGGCGTATTACCGACAAGCCCATGCTGGACGTGGTTACCATGGTTTATGGCGGATTGGTGAATAAAAACCTGGTGGCCCAATTACAGGCACTCGGCTGCAATGCCATTGGGCTTACCGGTGCCGACGGTGGCATTATCCGCTCGGTCAGGCGACCTGTCAAAACAATCGATTACGGCTTTGTGGGCGATATTGAAGCGGTAAATGGCGAACAGATCCATGCAATCCTGGGCAGCAGCCTCATTCCTGTGATTGCGCCGCTTACGTACAGTACCTCGGGCGACCTGCTCAATACCAATGCGGATACAATGGCATCCGTAACAGGTGTGGCCATGTCGGAGTTTTATGAAGTAAATCTGATTTATTGTTTCGAGAAAAAAGGGGTGCTATCCGACCCGGACGATGACACAGCTGTCATTGCAGCGCTCAACCTTGACTCCTACCACTTCTATAAATCGACGGGAGTAATCAACAAAGGCATGATACCCAAGCTTGATAATGCATTTGATGCATTGCAGGCAGGTATCTCAAAAGTCATGATCTGCCATGCCGATGATCTTATTGAAGCCATTGACTCAGAGGCAGGTACAGCAATTACGCTGTAA
- a CDS encoding protein-disulfide reductase DsbD family protein, with product MKRFTILLLSLFTLLPLLTLAQLQTAKAKWTYTFSKPQVKKGETVDLVFTATIDKDWYLYASDFDPDLGPMLTSFTFEKNATFEPVGKLKSVNPKTKFEEVWNGNVRYFEKKGVFTQTIKVLSDQPLIKGTSEYQTCSHVTGLCIPGNDDFEFKGLKVVASAGAPEGTSVGATAPGVSTPGAAGSEVAEPVTATAAGQPVDTEFTAQSARSDTSKNAKAAAPLSDSGSAAAGGSLWAFALAAFLSGLVALLTPCVFPIIPMTVSYFTNQQKGKFKAFLYGASIILIYTLIGTVVSRLNGPAFANFLSTHWLPNLLFFGIFILFGLSFLGLFEIVLPSGFVNKMDQKADQGGYAGVFFMAFTLVLVSFSCTGPIVGSLLVASAGGEVVKPIVGMAAFSAAFAIPFTSFALFPQWLKSLPKSGGWLNTVKVCLGFLELALALKFFSIADQVYHWELLDREIYLAFWIVIFSLLGFYLLGKIRTPHDSALENVSVPRLLMAIVTFTFVTYMIPGMWGAPLKALAGYLPPQSTLDFDLNKRSSGTGPATAGISGKYSDLFHLPHELEGFFDYKEALAYAKKVNKPVFIDFTGHGCVNCREMEARVWVDPAVLQRLRNDYVIVALYVDDKTELPESDWYTSSYDNKVKKTIGAQNADLQIVKYNNNAQPHYCLVDHEGKLLVAPKNYDLNPAHFAAFLDSGKAAFGK from the coding sequence ATGAAACGTTTTACCATCCTCCTTCTCTCATTATTCACGCTCCTTCCACTGCTGACGCTTGCGCAGCTGCAAACGGCAAAAGCCAAATGGACCTACACGTTTTCAAAACCGCAAGTAAAAAAAGGTGAGACGGTTGATCTTGTTTTTACGGCAACCATCGACAAAGACTGGTACCTCTATGCTTCCGACTTCGACCCTGATCTGGGCCCGATGCTTACTTCTTTCACGTTTGAAAAAAATGCAACCTTTGAGCCGGTCGGTAAGCTGAAATCGGTAAATCCGAAAACCAAGTTTGAAGAAGTCTGGAATGGAAATGTGCGTTATTTTGAGAAAAAAGGTGTTTTTACGCAAACCATTAAAGTTCTTTCCGACCAGCCACTCATCAAAGGCACTTCCGAATACCAGACCTGCAGCCACGTGACGGGGCTCTGCATTCCCGGAAACGACGATTTTGAATTCAAGGGATTGAAAGTAGTGGCATCAGCAGGCGCGCCGGAAGGCACATCAGTGGGAGCTACCGCTCCGGGAGTATCCACTCCGGGAGCCGCTGGCTCGGAAGTTGCAGAGCCGGTTACGGCCACAGCCGCCGGTCAACCCGTAGATACGGAATTTACCGCCCAATCCGCCCGGAGCGATACGTCAAAAAACGCAAAGGCCGCAGCGCCGCTGTCCGACTCCGGCAGCGCAGCCGCCGGCGGCTCCCTGTGGGCATTTGCACTGGCAGCCTTTCTGTCCGGACTTGTTGCATTGCTTACTCCCTGCGTTTTCCCGATCATTCCGATGACGGTGAGCTATTTTACAAACCAGCAGAAAGGAAAATTCAAAGCATTCCTGTACGGAGCATCCATTATCCTCATTTATACATTGATAGGTACCGTCGTATCCAGGCTGAACGGACCTGCATTTGCTAACTTTCTCAGCACGCACTGGTTGCCCAACCTGCTTTTTTTCGGGATTTTCATTCTTTTCGGGCTGTCATTCCTGGGATTATTTGAAATTGTACTGCCCAGCGGATTTGTAAACAAAATGGATCAGAAAGCTGACCAGGGTGGATATGCCGGGGTTTTCTTTATGGCATTTACACTGGTACTGGTGTCATTTTCCTGTACCGGCCCGATTGTGGGCAGCCTGCTGGTAGCCTCCGCCGGGGGCGAAGTAGTGAAGCCGATTGTGGGTATGGCAGCGTTTTCGGCTGCATTTGCAATCCCGTTTACCTCCTTTGCATTGTTTCCGCAGTGGCTCAAATCACTGCCGAAATCGGGCGGGTGGCTTAATACCGTCAAGGTTTGTCTCGGGTTTCTTGAACTGGCATTGGCATTGAAGTTTTTCAGCATAGCCGATCAGGTTTACCACTGGGAACTGCTCGACCGTGAAATTTACCTGGCATTCTGGATCGTGATTTTCAGCTTGCTGGGCTTTTACTTATTGGGAAAAATCAGGACCCCGCATGATTCAGCCCTGGAAAATGTGAGCGTACCCAGACTTTTGATGGCGATCGTCACTTTTACTTTTGTAACATACATGATCCCGGGCATGTGGGGTGCGCCTTTAAAAGCATTGGCAGGCTACCTCCCGCCCCAGTCTACTTTGGACTTTGATTTAAATAAAAGATCATCCGGCACTGGGCCTGCTACTGCGGGCATCTCGGGCAAGTACTCCGATCTGTTCCATCTGCCGCATGAGCTCGAAGGTTTTTTTGATTACAAAGAAGCCCTGGCTTATGCCAAAAAGGTCAATAAGCCCGTATTTATCGACTTTACTGGTCATGGCTGCGTTAACTGCCGCGAAATGGAAGCCCGCGTATGGGTGGACCCGGCTGTTTTACAAAGACTACGCAACGATTATGTGATTGTGGCCCTGTATGTCGATGATAAAACCGAGCTGCCTGAATCGGATTGGTATACTTCCAGCTACGACAACAAAGTCAAAAAGACGATAGGAGCACAAAATGCCGATTTGCAGATCGTGAAATACAACAACAATGCCCAGCCGCACTACTGCCTCGTGGACCACGAGGGCAAGCTGCTCGTGGCACCCAAAAATTATGATCTAAATCCCGCCCATTTTGCCGCATTCCTGGACAGCGGGAAAGCGGCATTCGGGAAATGA